AACACCAGGTTGAAGGTCTCGCGCTTGTGCAATCGCAACGCGCGCCAATGGCGCTCGGCGTGCAGGCTGACCACTCGCAGCCCCTGGTCTTCGACCATGCGCCGGGCTTCGCTGTCGCCTTGGGCCTCGATGGTCATCGCGACCACGCCAGCCTTGCCGACCGCCTTGAGATGAAAGCGCATGGTCGCCTCCCGTCATTGCCAACTGGTGACTTCGGCGTTTTCGCCTTCACCGCCGGGCTGGCCGTCCTTGCCCATGGACAGCAAATCGTATTCGCCGTTTTCGCCGGGGTAGCGATAGGTGTAGTTACGGCCCCAAGGATCCTGCGGCAATTTTTTCTGCAGGTACGGGCCGGTCCAACGGGTCTCGTCGCTGGGCGCGGTGACCAGCGCCTGCAACCCCTGTTCGGTCGATGGGTAATGACCGACCTCCAGACGGTACAAATCCAGCGCTTTGCCCAGGCCTTCGATTTGCGCCTTGGCCACCTTCACTTCGGAGCGACCCAACTGGGCGAAATACTTCGGCGCGACGATGCCGGCCAATAACCCGAGCACCACCAGCACCACCAACAGTTCGAGCAGGGTGAACCCGCGCTGGGCTCGCGGTGAACAGTGAAGCGGGGCACAACACAGACGCTGATTCATGATGACCTCACACAGTCGGCAGAAGGGTCGCCATACCGCTCATGCAATTGCCATGCTCACCACCGGACTACCTTCTGCAACCCCTGAATTACCGGCCTTCGCGCATTCGGCACAGTGCTTGCGTACGGCTGGTTCACTACCGGCCATTGGGGCATTAGCCCCATTTTTCGGGGCCGGTCAGGGGAGACAAAAAATGAAAACACTCACCACTGGACTGCTCGGCTGTGTGCTGCTGGCAGGTACAGCTCAGGCCGATGTGTTCGTTTCCGTGGACAGCAAGGGCAGCTACGTTTTGTCCAATGTCCACCGTCCCGGTCGTACCTATGAACGGGTGATTCACGAGCCTGAATCGTCACTGGTCAGCTTCGATCAACAGCCGCAGATGATTGCCCGGCAACCCTATGCCGAGCTGGTGTCGGCAGCCGCCACGGCCAATGAATTGCCGGCGGCGCTGTTGCATGCAGTGATCCAGGCCGAGTCCGCCTACGACGCCCGTGCGCGGTCGGCCAAAGGGGCGGGAGGGCTGATGCAATTGATGCCCGAGACCGCCCGGGAGATGGGCGTGACCAACGTCTACGACCCCAAGGCCAACATCCAGGGCGGGGCCAAATACCTCAAGCGCCTGATGACCCTGTTCGACAACGACATCGCCCTCGCCGTGGCGGCCTACAACGCCGGCCCGCAAGCGGTGCTGAGCCGTGGCGGGGTGATCCCGCCGTTCGCCGAAACCCAGCGTTATGTGCCGAGCGTGCTGCGCCAATATCGCCGCTTGCAGGGCCTGGCCGTGGATGCGCCGCTGTGATTGGCGAACGTGGGGAACCTTGCCCCAACACTGGGGCATGGTGGCCCCGGCGGGAAAGTGGGGAATGGGTGGGGAATATCCCCCGAGTTATCAAGTCGTTTATGTAACCTGATGAAAAACAACAACAATATTTATGGCATGCGGATTGCTCAAGGGGATTTGTCGAGAATTATTCCCTGTGAGCACCCACAGCGAGGCCCGCGATCATGACCGGCATGCACCACGCTCCGTCCTTGTTAAAAATGCTGCTGTTGATGGCGTCTATGCTGGGCGTCGAGATGGCCGAAGCCGCCTTGCGCTGCGAGCGCAATCTGGTGGCGAATGTCGTGGCGCTGGATCAGCCGCTGATGTTCAACCGCCTCGGCGCACAGAACGCCAACGGCATGATGTTCGCCCTGCGTCGAGACGTGGCCGATGACCATGACATGTCCCTGGCCCAAGGCGGTGCGGCCGTACCGGGCAAAGTCTCGCTGCGGCCCGACAAGCGTCCGCGCCCGTTGGTGCTGCGGGTGGCTGCCGGTGATTGCCTGACCATCAATCTGCAGAACCTGCTTGCCTACCAGGCCAATCCCGGCAGCCACGACAACGGGGAGGAGGGCGAGATTGAGGGAGAGGTAAACATCGGCGCTGCAGAGAACTTCAAAGTCGATGAGCAGGTCACCGACCGCCACGTCGGCTTCCAGGTCAACGGGATGCAGGCAGTCAACAGCATCGATGACATCGCGTCCTTTACCGGACGCAATGCCAACACCTTGATCCCGCCGGGTGCAACCCGCTCCTACACCTTGTACGCCGAGCGCGAAGGTGCCTTCGCCGCCAGCAGCCGCGGTGCAACGTTCGGTGGCGAGGGCGATGCGGGGAACGTCGCCAACGGCCTGTTCGGCCAAGTGGTGGTGGTGCCCAAGGGCGGCCGCACCTATCGCAATACAGTGACCGAAGAGGAAATGCGCCTGGCCAGCAGCGGTCGCACCCCGGCCGGTCAACCCATTGTCGATTACCAGGCTCGCTACCCGCAGCGCGAACCGTGGATTCGTGAAGGCAAGGCCGGCACGCCGATCATCAGCATGGTCGACGGCAATGAAATCATCTCCAGCGAAAGCGATGCGATCGTGATGGGCAGCAACGCCGACGGCAGCTTCCCGCCGTCGACCTATCCGCTGGAAGCCATTGGCAAGCGCAACCCGGCGCTGCCCAACCGGCTGGAACCTTTCCGCGATTTCGCTTCGCAGTTCCAGGATGAGACCGCTGCGACCCAGGCATTCCCCGCCTATTGGGCAGACCCGGTCATGGCTCACGTGCTGGAGCCGACCCGCGACTCGTTCATGATCAACTACGGCTCCGGCGGCATGGGCGCCGAGGTGGTCGCCAACCGACTGGGCGTCGGGCCGATGCACGACTGCCTGTCCTGTGCCTATGAAGAATTTTTCCTCAGTTCACACACCGTCGGCGACGTAGCGATGCTGGTGGACGTACCGGCCAACGCCGGTCTGGAAGGCATTCTCCCCGGTCAAGTGCCGAGCGCCGATCAGGTCGGGGTCAAGGCGACCATGGCGCTGTATCCGTCCGAGCCGTCCAACGTCAACCACAGCTACATCGGCGACTTCGTCAAATTCCGCAACACCCACAACGGTCACGAGCAGCACATCTTCCACCTGCACGGTCATCAGTGGCTGTTCAACCCCAACGATGACAACTCCGACTATGTGGATGCCCAAGGCATCGGTCCGGGGGCCGGCTACACCTATGAAATCGCCAACGGCGGTTCGGGCAACCGCAACCGTGTTGCGGGCGATGCGATCTATCACTGCCACTTCTACCCGCACTTCGCCCAGGGCATGTGGAGCATGTGGCGAGTGCACGACGTGTTTGAAGAGGGCACCAAACTGGAAGTTTCCCAGCAAGGCGCCGACGGTTTTCACAGCGAACCTTACGCACTGCGCAGCGGCAAACCGGCCGCTGGTGCCCGGGCCTTGCCCGATGGCGAGATCGTTGCCGGGACACCGATTCCAGCGGTCGTGCCGTTGCCGGGCAAAGCCATGGCGCCGATGCCGGGCAAAGTCGCGGTGGTGCCTAAAATCGGCGAGACCCTCGTCGCCGGCAATGACGACGATGATGAAGACGACGGTGAACACCATGGCGGCAACGGTGGCCCGCAAGCCATCGGTTCCCTGGCACTGGTGGATCGCAGCGAGGCCAACCGCAATGCCGATGGCAGCCTGAAAAACCCGGGTTATCCATTCTGGATCGGTGGCATGGAAAGTTCGGTCGGCCAACGTCCGCCGACCCCACCGCTGGACATGCTCGACGCCACCAAGGCGCAGGCCTTGAAGACCAGTGGCAATGCCTTGTGGGCGAATCTCGACCCGGCTCAGTCCGGTGGTTGGGATGGCGGTCTGGGGCGTCACTCCCTCGACGGGTTCTCTGCCGGTGGCGTGGCGCACACCGTGACCACATCCCTGGATTTCTCCAAGGAGGTGACCCGCGCCAAACCGATTTACATGCCGGAAGAGGGCACCGAAGTCGAACAGGCTGCCATGGCCTTCCACGCCAAAAAAGACCACCCGAGCTTTGCCCTACTGCCCGGCAACCAAATCGTTGCGCGCAACTTCCGCACCAACGGCGCCTTGCCGATGGCGGGTGCGCCTTACTACGAACCGTGCATGGACGACCGGCAAAAACGCCTGACCAGCAGCGCCGGCACTGGCGAGTTCAATAGCGGCGAGCGAATCGACGGCATGTCCTACACCGGTGCCTCGACCTTCACCGCCGACCGCCCACGCGTCTACAAAGCGGCAAACATCCAGTTCGACGCGGTCTACAACAAGGTCGGCTACCACTTCCCGCAGGCGCGCATCCTGGCGCTGTGGGAAGACGCCTGGCCGGTGATCACCAAGCAGCGTCCGCCAGAACCGCTGGTGATGCGCATGAACACCTTCGACTGCGTCCAGTACCAGCAAACCAACCTGGTGCCGGCCATCTATGAGATGGATGACTATCAGGTGCGCACGCCGACCGACGTGATCGGCCAGCACATTCACCTGCCGAAGTGGGACCTGACGGCCGCCGACGGCTCGGCCAACGGCTGGAACTACGAAGACGGCGTGCTTTCCCCCGGTGCTGTGCAGGAGCGTATCCACGCCATTCGCGAGTTCAACCAATGCACGGGCAGCGACCCGCGTGAGGGCACACCTGCCTGTCCGAAGGCTAAAAACCACCCGTACTTCGGTCAGTTCGGCCGGGCTGACTGGGTCGGCGCGCGCACGGCGATGCAGCGCTGGTTTGTCGATCCGGTGGTGAACGCCAAAGGGGTCGACCGTGGGCTGGGGACCATCTTCACCCACGACCACCTCGGCCCATCGACTCACCAACAGATTGGACTGTACGCCACCGTGCTGGCTGAACCGGCCGGTTCCACCTGGTTCCACGCCGAAACCGGCGAGCCGTTGTACAGCGGCGCGCGGCAGGATGGCGGGCCGACGTCGTGGCAAGCGGTGGTGTCCACCGGCGACCTGGACGGCGATGGCAAGAACGACAGTTTCCGCGAATTCTTCC
This DNA window, taken from Pseudomonas fluorescens NCIMB 11764, encodes the following:
- the gspG gene encoding type II secretion system major pseudopilin GspG, with product MNQRLCCAPLHCSPRAQRGFTLLELLVVLVVLGLLAGIVAPKYFAQLGRSEVKVAKAQIEGLGKALDLYRLEVGHYPSTEQGLQALVTAPSDETRWTGPYLQKKLPQDPWGRNYTYRYPGENGEYDLLSMGKDGQPGGEGENAEVTSWQ
- a CDS encoding lytic transglycosylase domain-containing protein, translated to MKTLTTGLLGCVLLAGTAQADVFVSVDSKGSYVLSNVHRPGRTYERVIHEPESSLVSFDQQPQMIARQPYAELVSAAATANELPAALLHAVIQAESAYDARARSAKGAGGLMQLMPETAREMGVTNVYDPKANIQGGAKYLKRLMTLFDNDIALAVAAYNAGPQAVLSRGGVIPPFAETQRYVPSVLRQYRRLQGLAVDAPL
- the mnxG gene encoding manganese-oxidizing multicopper oxidase MnxG, encoding MTGMHHAPSLLKMLLLMASMLGVEMAEAALRCERNLVANVVALDQPLMFNRLGAQNANGMMFALRRDVADDHDMSLAQGGAAVPGKVSLRPDKRPRPLVLRVAAGDCLTINLQNLLAYQANPGSHDNGEEGEIEGEVNIGAAENFKVDEQVTDRHVGFQVNGMQAVNSIDDIASFTGRNANTLIPPGATRSYTLYAEREGAFAASSRGATFGGEGDAGNVANGLFGQVVVVPKGGRTYRNTVTEEEMRLASSGRTPAGQPIVDYQARYPQREPWIREGKAGTPIISMVDGNEIISSESDAIVMGSNADGSFPPSTYPLEAIGKRNPALPNRLEPFRDFASQFQDETAATQAFPAYWADPVMAHVLEPTRDSFMINYGSGGMGAEVVANRLGVGPMHDCLSCAYEEFFLSSHTVGDVAMLVDVPANAGLEGILPGQVPSADQVGVKATMALYPSEPSNVNHSYIGDFVKFRNTHNGHEQHIFHLHGHQWLFNPNDDNSDYVDAQGIGPGAGYTYEIANGGSGNRNRVAGDAIYHCHFYPHFAQGMWSMWRVHDVFEEGTKLEVSQQGADGFHSEPYALRSGKPAAGARALPDGEIVAGTPIPAVVPLPGKAMAPMPGKVAVVPKIGETLVAGNDDDDEDDGEHHGGNGGPQAIGSLALVDRSEANRNADGSLKNPGYPFWIGGMESSVGQRPPTPPLDMLDATKAQALKTSGNALWANLDPAQSGGWDGGLGRHSLDGFSAGGVAHTVTTSLDFSKEVTRAKPIYMPEEGTEVEQAAMAFHAKKDHPSFALLPGNQIVARNFRTNGALPMAGAPYYEPCMDDRQKRLTSSAGTGEFNSGERIDGMSYTGASTFTADRPRVYKAANIQFDAVYNKVGYHFPQARILALWEDAWPVITKQRPPEPLVMRMNTFDCVQYQQTNLVPAIYEMDDYQVRTPTDVIGQHIHLPKWDLTAADGSANGWNYEDGVLSPGAVQERIHAIREFNQCTGSDPREGTPACPKAKNHPYFGQFGRADWVGARTAMQRWFVDPVVNAKGVDRGLGTIFTHDHLGPSTHQQIGLYATVLAEPAGSTWFHAETGEPLYSGARQDGGPTSWQAVVSTGDLDGDGKNDSFREFFLEYSDFQHAYEAGVYVGAGPNGVPNPQAFPATADSFRYAINPPVRKEAETLLEQVVEARGGLMPGCPSRPCPQAISVDDPGMFVVNYRNEPLALRVYDPNKVGPDGKRGMQADGLGGDLAYAMQSRTDRAIPAMNLAPDLITAATGPTGGTTQFPPHINRGGAEPGDPFTPMLRTYTGDNVRLRVHAGGHEEEHNVTLHGVKWLQSGSGFGNSSNSGWRSSQMIGISEQMGFIAPVSMLSSSAATTGDYLYSMDASLEGYWSGIWGVMRNYTAQRSDLFALPNNPKPAGMRNTVAFEGSCPRYSANPNGIGTRPTVQRKYEVVAALANDILGNPLGLTIGDPAGLAQHVGGALNPAGGTLVFNSRPVSIPQVTVNDPEDGTTFTIGGQNGPLHDPTAILYVRKGDLDPITGKLNPGVPVEPLVLRATAGDCINITLENRLPLVMPDLTQTASVMGMVKRDRNNGEGSTTFSNNLMRPSSHVGLHAQLLAYDITKSDGTNVGTNPIQTVPPRVGTVGAYPTRTYQYYAGHLEREGKPITQLGRSVDNINATAVEFGGLNFTPADVIKQPQKGLGGAMSVLPVGATWVEDARKVNATVTAPAQTTYRDFAMVWQKALNMRWANGRPVEGIASEAGVPTDPQDNSSMAINYKTEPMWFRFGLPPDAPFGHADGHGYGDVPNAHMAYSNALVGGDPQTPVLYVKPGQPFRTHILMPTGGSRGTTFQLDGHVWSVNPFQSEKSDTGGYPMSSPGVGSVRFGYNPMSMYIGAHESILPAAHFSFMHPSAGGSNAIPGDYLFRDYAAYGNTAGLWGLLRVTNEPEPAPTP